In one Arachis duranensis cultivar V14167 chromosome 9, aradu.V14167.gnm2.J7QH, whole genome shotgun sequence genomic region, the following are encoded:
- the LOC107464980 gene encoding autophagy-related protein 8i — protein sequence MGGSSSFKDEFTFVQRLEESRDIIAKYPDRVPVIVERYAKCDLPQLEKKKYLVPRDLSVGHFIHILSSRLRLPPGKALFVFVKNTLPQTATLVDSVYQSFRDEDGFLYMYYSTEKTFG from the exons ATGGGAGGAAGCTCcagtttcaaggatgaatttacCTTCG TGCAAAGGCTTGAAGAATCGCGAGATATTATAGCCAAATACCCCGATCGAGTTCCC GTGATTGTGGAGAGATATGCGAAATGCGACCTGCCTCAGTTGGAGAAGAAAAA ATACCTTGTTCCCCGCGACCTGTCAGTCGGTCATTTCATTCATATTCTGAGTTCTAGGCTTCGTCTGCCCCCTGGAAAAGCTCTCTTTGTGTTTGTCAAGAATACATTACCTCAAACTG CTACTCTTGTGGACTCTGTTTATCAATCATTCAGGGATGAGGATGGGTTTCTTTACATGTATTATAGCACCGAGAAAACCTTTGGTTAA